A stretch of the Dasania marina DSM 21967 genome encodes the following:
- a CDS encoding methyltransferase domain-containing protein, producing the protein MSIEQSVSERYAEGAEQRQEALCCPVDYDASLLKLLPQEIIDKDYGCGDPSRYVQAGDVVLDLGSGGGKICYMAAQLVGEQGKVIGVDMTDEMLALARKYQDDMASKIGGQRVDFKKGYIQDLALDVAALNQYLHANPVNDASGLQSLEVYKQQQCQQQPLIADNSVSLVISNCVLNLVDKQHRQQMIAGIYRVLAPGGRVAISDIVSDEYVPTVLQDDPQLWSGCISGAFQEQEFLQAFLDAGFVAVAYDKWDAQPWQVVAGIEFRSVTLVAVKPSKEQRYDAGQAVLYKGPYQEVYDDLGNRYPRGERIAVSKRTFDFIALGPHADDFVAITPAQEQNLGCFTQPAATKRPATQTKGGCQSTTTASGCC; encoded by the coding sequence GTGTCAATTGAACAAAGTGTGAGTGAACGTTATGCCGAAGGTGCCGAGCAGCGTCAAGAAGCACTGTGCTGCCCGGTTGATTACGATGCCTCTTTATTAAAGCTACTGCCGCAAGAAATTATCGACAAGGATTATGGCTGCGGCGATCCCTCTCGTTATGTGCAAGCCGGTGATGTGGTCTTAGACCTAGGTTCCGGTGGCGGTAAAATTTGCTATATGGCCGCCCAGTTGGTGGGTGAACAGGGCAAAGTCATAGGCGTGGACATGACCGATGAGATGTTAGCCCTAGCGCGTAAATACCAAGATGACATGGCCAGTAAGATAGGCGGCCAGCGGGTGGATTTTAAAAAAGGCTATATACAAGATTTAGCTCTAGACGTAGCGGCGCTTAACCAATACCTGCACGCCAACCCGGTTAATGATGCCAGTGGCCTGCAGTCGCTGGAGGTTTATAAACAACAGCAATGCCAACAGCAGCCCTTAATTGCCGATAACAGTGTCAGTTTGGTGATATCCAACTGCGTACTCAATTTGGTCGATAAACAGCATCGCCAGCAAATGATCGCAGGCATCTATAGAGTGTTAGCGCCCGGTGGCCGTGTCGCCATTTCTGATATCGTGTCTGATGAGTATGTCCCTACAGTGCTACAAGATGATCCACAGTTATGGAGTGGTTGTATCTCTGGCGCTTTTCAAGAGCAAGAGTTTTTACAGGCCTTTCTCGATGCCGGCTTTGTCGCCGTCGCCTACGATAAGTGGGATGCGCAGCCTTGGCAGGTTGTTGCGGGCATAGAGTTTCGTTCGGTTACCTTGGTGGCGGTTAAACCCAGCAAAGAACAGCGGTATGATGCCGGCCAGGCGGTACTCTATAAAGGCCCCTACCAAGAAGTGTATGATGACCTAGGCAATCGCTACCCCAGAGGTGAGCGTATCGCGGTATCCAAGCGCACTTTCGATTTTATAGCGCTAGGGCCACATGCCGATGACTTTGTAGCTATTACTCCCGCGCAGGAGCAAAATCTAGGCTGTTTTACTCAGCCGGCCGCCACTAAGCGACCCGCCACGCAAACTAAAGGTGGCTGTCAGTCCACCACCACAGCCTCAGGCTGTTGTTAA
- the elbB gene encoding isoprenoid biosynthesis glyoxalase ElbB, translating into MKKVAVVLAGCGVYDGAEINEAVLTLLSLEQEGAAYQCFAPDMAQMHVVNHLSGEVSEGETRNVLVEAARITRGNVQPLTEAKVDDFDALIVPGGFGAAKNLSDFAVKGTSLTVQADFLSLAQAMHAAKKPVGLLCITPTLSAAIFGAGVKCTIGNDAEVAGAINAMGGEHVDCGVEHSIVDSKNKLVTTPAYMLAGSVLEAYKGIHNCVKNVLAMA; encoded by the coding sequence ATGAAAAAAGTAGCAGTAGTCTTAGCCGGTTGCGGCGTTTATGATGGCGCCGAAATTAATGAAGCGGTATTAACCTTATTAAGCCTAGAGCAAGAAGGCGCCGCGTATCAGTGCTTTGCCCCCGATATGGCGCAAATGCATGTTGTGAATCATCTTAGCGGTGAGGTGAGCGAGGGCGAAACGCGCAATGTATTGGTTGAGGCTGCGCGCATTACTCGCGGTAATGTCCAGCCTTTGACTGAGGCCAAGGTCGATGATTTTGATGCCTTAATCGTGCCTGGCGGCTTTGGTGCCGCTAAAAACTTATCAGATTTTGCGGTAAAAGGTACGTCCTTAACCGTACAAGCCGATTTTCTTAGCTTAGCGCAAGCCATGCACGCGGCTAAAAAACCGGTGGGCTTACTGTGTATAACGCCTACCCTGTCGGCCGCTATTTTTGGGGCCGGTGTTAAATGCACCATAGGTAATGATGCCGAAGTGGCTGGCGCGATTAATGCCATGGGCGGCGAACATGTGGACTGCGGTGTTGAGCACAGCATAGTCGACAGCAAAAACAAATTAGTCACTACCCCGGCCTATATGTTGGCAGGTTCGGTGTTAGAGGCTTACAAAGGCATACATAACTGTGTCAAAAACGTACTGGCCATGGCCTAA
- the dbpA gene encoding ATP-dependent RNA helicase DbpA — protein MAYHYMSDIQAAALPLALAGKDLIAQAKTGSGKTAAFAIPLLLKINPRDFGVQALILCPTRELSTQVANEIRKIARYQQNIKVVTLCGGQSIGPQIGSLEHGAHIVVGTPGRIKDHLRKKTVDFSRVNTVVLDEADRMLDMGFMDDLQGIVSQTPSDRQTLLFSATYPDDIEKLSKQFQNQPQRVSVESHHDDEIIEQQFYLCGKSQRFEAVYKLLNNYAPASAILFCNTKQYVRDVCRYLNDRGVSTAALHGDMEQRDRDQVFVQFKQQSCRFLVATDVAARGLDVDELPMVINVELPRDPAIYVHRVGRTGRAGKEGLAISLCVDSERYKLDAIGEFQQRKIPFDAIEQVEDKQADLSAAMSTLCIAGGRKQKVRPGDILGALTGEAGIDGKAVGKINVLDYAAYVAVDNSVADKALGRLINGKIKGRKFKVKKL, from the coding sequence ATGGCCTATCACTACATGAGTGATATACAGGCAGCGGCCTTGCCGCTGGCCTTGGCCGGTAAAGACTTAATCGCGCAAGCCAAAACCGGCAGTGGTAAAACCGCTGCCTTTGCGATTCCCTTATTATTAAAAATTAACCCCCGTGATTTTGGTGTGCAGGCTTTAATACTCTGCCCTACCCGTGAACTAAGCACGCAAGTGGCCAATGAAATACGTAAAATTGCCCGCTATCAGCAAAACATAAAAGTGGTCACTTTATGTGGCGGCCAATCGATAGGCCCGCAAATTGGTTCGCTAGAGCATGGCGCGCATATCGTCGTCGGCACCCCCGGGCGTATTAAAGATCACCTGCGTAAAAAAACGGTGGATTTTTCACGGGTTAATACCGTAGTGCTAGACGAAGCCGATCGCATGTTGGATATGGGTTTTATGGATGACTTACAAGGCATAGTCTCGCAAACCCCTAGTGATAGACAAACGCTATTGTTTTCGGCCACCTATCCCGACGATATAGAAAAGCTAAGCAAGCAGTTTCAAAATCAGCCACAACGGGTGAGTGTAGAAAGCCATCACGATGATGAAATTATCGAACAGCAATTTTACCTATGCGGCAAGTCACAGCGTTTTGAGGCCGTGTATAAACTCCTCAACAACTATGCGCCGGCCTCCGCCATATTGTTTTGTAACACCAAACAATATGTGCGCGATGTATGTCGATATCTCAACGATAGAGGTGTGAGTACGGCGGCGTTGCATGGCGATATGGAACAGCGCGATAGAGATCAAGTATTTGTGCAATTCAAACAACAAAGCTGTCGCTTTTTAGTGGCCACTGATGTTGCCGCCCGTGGTTTGGATGTCGATGAACTGCCCATGGTGATAAACGTAGAATTGCCTAGAGACCCCGCTATTTATGTGCACCGTGTCGGCCGCACCGGCCGCGCCGGTAAAGAAGGTTTGGCGATAAGCCTGTGCGTAGACTCAGAACGTTACAAGCTCGATGCCATAGGCGAATTTCAACAACGCAAAATCCCCTTTGATGCTATAGAGCAGGTAGAAGATAAACAGGCCGACCTCAGTGCTGCGATGAGCACCTTGTGTATAGCCGGTGGCCGCAAACAAAAAGTACGCCCCGGTGATATTTTGGGCGCGTTAACCGGTGAGGCAGGTATAGACGGTAAAGCAGTAGGCAAAATCAATGTATTAGATTATGCCGCCTATGTCGCGGTTGATAATAGCGTGGCCGATAAAGCCTTGGGCCGTTTAATCAATGGCAAAATTAAAGGCCGTAAATTTAAAGTGAAAAAGCTGTAA
- a CDS encoding MalY/PatB family protein: MNDALIAQYFDCQFDRKSSGAMKWNHYPDTLVPLWVADSDFKCAQPIVDVLQQAVAQAAYGYHKPGANPAANAAVSSWLQRQHGWSIEDDWLVWLPGVVSAFNVACLAYSKPGDKVLVQLPNYNPLRLAPALHQRELAPVTTQALAGRWVLDFDELERQAAQQHCSLLLLCNPMNPCGSVLTAAELQRIATICLKHNVTLCSDEIHCDLILNPDEKHIPAGSLPTIGEQSVTIMAANKTFNVAGLSSAFAIIPDKKQRRRFQQAAAGIVPWANNMGVLATAAAFTLCDDWYETQLSYLRGNRDYLVEAFSQLDGFDYQPAAATFLAWVDASGLGVADVQAYMMAKGLAPSAGSDFGWPQFTRINFACPRRNLEQAIARLRA; the protein is encoded by the coding sequence ATGAATGATGCCTTAATAGCCCAGTATTTTGACTGCCAGTTCGATAGAAAAAGCAGCGGCGCGATGAAGTGGAATCACTACCCCGATACGCTAGTGCCCCTGTGGGTGGCCGATTCCGATTTCAAATGCGCGCAGCCTATAGTCGATGTATTACAGCAGGCGGTGGCACAAGCGGCTTATGGTTACCATAAGCCCGGTGCTAACCCTGCAGCCAATGCCGCAGTAAGCAGTTGGCTGCAACGTCAGCACGGCTGGTCTATAGAGGACGACTGGCTGGTGTGGTTGCCTGGTGTGGTGAGCGCATTCAATGTCGCTTGCTTGGCCTACTCAAAACCCGGCGACAAAGTGCTGGTGCAGCTGCCTAATTATAATCCCCTGCGCTTGGCCCCTGCCTTACATCAGCGGGAGCTTGCCCCGGTTACAACGCAGGCGCTAGCTGGCCGGTGGGTGTTAGATTTTGATGAGTTGGAACGACAGGCAGCGCAGCAACATTGTAGCTTGTTGCTATTGTGCAATCCCATGAACCCCTGTGGCTCAGTATTAACCGCGGCTGAATTGCAGCGTATAGCAACTATTTGCCTAAAGCATAATGTCACACTGTGTTCCGATGAAATTCACTGCGACTTAATTCTCAACCCCGACGAAAAACATATACCCGCTGGCAGTCTGCCGACTATAGGTGAGCAAAGCGTTACGATTATGGCGGCTAATAAAACCTTTAATGTGGCGGGGCTGAGCTCGGCCTTCGCCATTATCCCCGATAAAAAACAGCGTAGACGTTTTCAGCAAGCGGCTGCCGGTATAGTGCCGTGGGCAAATAATATGGGGGTACTGGCAACAGCTGCGGCGTTTACCCTATGTGATGATTGGTATGAAACGCAGCTAAGTTACTTACGCGGCAATCGTGATTATTTGGTTGAGGCTTTTTCGCAACTAGACGGCTTTGATTACCAGCCGGCAGCGGCAACTTTTTTGGCCTGGGTAGATGCTAGTGGCTTAGGGGTGGCGGATGTGCAGGCTTATATGATGGCTAAGGGCTTAGCGCCTTCGGCGGGTAGTGATTTTGGCTGGCCGCAATTTACTCGTATTAATTTTGCTTGCCCTAGGCGCAACCTAGAGCAAGCTATTGCGCGTTTACGCGCTTAG
- the htpX gene encoding protease HtpX, which produces MLRIALFLLTNIAVVIVASITLSLLGVGHYLEANGSLNLTSLLIFCLVFGMAGSFVSLLLSKWMAKRAMRVQLITQPRTQEEKWIVDTVARLAKKAGIGMPEVGIFQSPQSNAFATGWNKNNALVAVSSGLLKRMGRDEVEAVIGHEIGHVANGDMVTLALIQGVVNAFVMFFARIIGHFVDRVLLKNERGYGIGYYVTTIAAEIVLAILASVIVAWFSRRREFRADQAGAHLVSPAAMISALASLKAEYEQPSEMSGELVAFGIRGEGKMNFGALFASHPPLDQRIAALQQQHSY; this is translated from the coding sequence ATGTTAAGAATTGCACTGTTTTTACTCACTAACATTGCTGTTGTGATAGTGGCGTCCATCACCCTAAGCCTATTAGGTGTAGGCCACTATTTAGAAGCCAATGGCAGCCTCAACCTCACTTCGCTGCTGATTTTCTGCTTGGTATTCGGCATGGCGGGTTCGTTTGTATCGCTGCTACTCTCTAAGTGGATGGCCAAGCGCGCTATGCGGGTGCAACTCATTACCCAGCCCCGCACGCAAGAGGAAAAATGGATTGTTGATACGGTGGCGCGGCTGGCTAAAAAAGCCGGCATAGGCATGCCCGAAGTGGGCATATTCCAATCCCCGCAATCCAATGCCTTTGCCACCGGCTGGAATAAAAACAACGCCTTAGTCGCCGTGTCTAGCGGCTTATTAAAACGTATGGGGCGCGATGAAGTTGAAGCCGTTATCGGCCATGAAATAGGCCACGTCGCTAATGGCGACATGGTAACGCTGGCGCTAATTCAAGGGGTAGTGAATGCCTTTGTGATGTTTTTTGCCCGTATCATCGGTCACTTTGTCGACCGCGTACTATTAAAAAACGAACGCGGCTATGGCATAGGCTATTACGTAACCACCATTGCTGCCGAAATAGTCTTGGCTATACTCGCCTCTGTGATAGTGGCTTGGTTTAGCCGCCGCCGTGAGTTTAGAGCCGATCAGGCTGGCGCCCATTTGGTCAGCCCCGCTGCTATGATTAGCGCTTTGGCTAGCTTAAAAGCAGAATACGAACAGCCCAGTGAAATGTCTGGCGAGTTGGTAGCCTTTGGCATACGCGGTGAAGGTAAAATGAATTTTGGCGCGCTGTTTGCCAGCCACCCGCCCTTAGACCAGCGCATAGCCGCACTGCAACAGCAGCATTCTTACTAA
- a CDS encoding DUF2238 domain-containing protein has translation MIKYLWLSIFFSVLIWSGINPKDSYTWLLEVAPALIGLVIMAANYQSFRLTPLLYLFILLHCMVLMVGGHYTYAEVPWFDGLLGAERNNYDKVGHFFQGFVPALIAREILLRKQVVNGKAWLVLIIISLCLAFSAFYELIEWWVALASGGSAEAFLGTQGYVWDTQSDMAMALVGAMCLLLLFSKLHDQQLKAIP, from the coding sequence ATGATTAAATACCTTTGGCTATCTATTTTTTTTAGCGTATTAATTTGGTCGGGTATAAACCCTAAAGACAGCTACACCTGGCTACTTGAGGTGGCGCCCGCGTTAATAGGCTTAGTCATAATGGCAGCAAACTATCAAAGCTTTCGCCTAACCCCGCTACTCTACCTATTTATTTTGCTGCATTGCATGGTGTTAATGGTGGGCGGGCACTATACCTATGCCGAGGTACCGTGGTTTGATGGTCTGTTAGGGGCGGAAAGAAATAACTACGACAAAGTGGGCCACTTCTTTCAAGGCTTTGTGCCAGCATTAATCGCCAGAGAAATATTACTGCGTAAACAGGTCGTCAATGGCAAGGCTTGGCTAGTGTTAATCATTATTAGCCTGTGCTTAGCGTTTAGTGCTTTTTACGAACTGATAGAATGGTGGGTGGCGCTAGCCAGTGGTGGCAGTGCCGAAGCGTTTTTAGGTACCCAAGGCTATGTGTGGGATACCCAATCGGATATGGCCATGGCCTTAGTCGGGGCGATGTGTTTACTACTGTTATTTTCTAAGCTACACGACCAACAGTTAAAAGCTATACCCTAG
- a CDS encoding acyl-CoA dehydrogenase yields the protein MLFVLLFMALVLTLIYWGVNRYIWLAVFITAAVVHSLWWPQASWLGSAFMCLIAAAAIFLLGLPPLRKQFISQPIFSWAGKILPELSSTEREALEAGTVGWDGELFSGDPNWQAFLDTPKPTLSSEEQAFIDGPTEQLCKMLDDWRITHEHKCLPADVWTFIKEQGFLGMIIPQSYGGLGMSALAHSTVVMKISTRSITAAVTVMVPNSLGPAELLMVYGTDEQRQHYLPRLASGEDIPCFGLTSVEAGSDAGAIIDQGIVCKQSWQGKEDVLGLKLSWSKRYITLAPIATVLGLAFKAYDPDHLLGEVTELGVTCALIPTDMPGVNTGNRHWPLETPFMNGPTSGEDVFIPLDYIIGGHSGIGRGWSMLMNCLSVGRSVSLPALSTGAGKLACLTTGAYSRIREQFNSPIAYFEGVEEALAPIAGLTYLMDSARVLTVSFVDNKEKPSVLSAILKYHNTETMRRVIDHAMDIHGGRGIICGPRNYLANAYKSVPISITVEGANILTRNLMIFGQGSIRCHPYLLQEMQAIQNDNKELGLITFDKALFAHLGHALRLSVRSVWLGLSCAKLVIAPKNGSDECKPYFQQLTRLSANFAFVSDVTLALLGGELKFKERTSARLGDGLSYLYLASAILKRYQDDGRPVEDQPLMHWSMQYCIYQLQQALLAVLANYPVKGLGGVLRCSLFPYGRCYSLPSDALDKQAAAILLEQSESRDRLVAGVYRNEDPNDPVGRVENAFSLTLASAAAAKKIKKAIKAGKLSPSNDKATLAQQAAAANIISAEEAALYTQAQAAVNDAIQVDDFDKDFFK from the coding sequence ATGTTATTTGTATTACTGTTTATGGCCTTGGTATTAACGCTGATATATTGGGGCGTTAATCGCTATATCTGGCTAGCGGTTTTTATTACTGCCGCCGTAGTGCACAGCTTATGGTGGCCGCAGGCCAGCTGGTTGGGTTCGGCGTTTATGTGCCTGATCGCCGCCGCCGCGATTTTCTTGCTGGGCCTGCCACCGCTGCGTAAACAGTTTATTAGCCAGCCTATTTTTTCATGGGCCGGTAAAATCCTACCCGAGCTATCCAGCACCGAGCGCGAAGCGCTGGAAGCAGGCACCGTAGGCTGGGATGGCGAGCTGTTTAGTGGCGACCCTAACTGGCAGGCCTTTTTAGACACCCCCAAGCCCACCCTCAGTAGCGAAGAACAAGCTTTTATTGATGGCCCCACCGAGCAGCTCTGTAAGATGCTGGACGACTGGCGCATCACCCACGAGCATAAATGCTTGCCCGCCGACGTTTGGACCTTTATTAAAGAACAGGGGTTTTTGGGCATGATCATACCCCAATCCTACGGCGGCTTGGGTATGTCAGCCCTGGCGCACTCTACCGTGGTGATGAAGATTTCTACCCGTAGCATTACCGCCGCGGTCACCGTGATGGTGCCCAACTCCTTAGGCCCCGCCGAATTATTAATGGTGTACGGCACCGACGAGCAACGCCAACACTACCTACCTCGCCTAGCTAGTGGCGAAGACATACCCTGTTTTGGCCTCACCTCGGTGGAGGCAGGCTCCGATGCCGGCGCAATTATTGACCAAGGCATAGTCTGTAAACAAAGCTGGCAGGGTAAAGAGGATGTGCTGGGCTTAAAACTGAGCTGGAGCAAACGTTATATTACCCTAGCGCCTATAGCCACCGTATTAGGGCTGGCTTTTAAAGCCTACGACCCCGATCACCTACTAGGGGAAGTAACCGAGCTAGGGGTAACTTGCGCGTTAATCCCCACCGACATGCCCGGGGTAAACACCGGCAACCGTCACTGGCCTTTAGAGACGCCCTTTATGAATGGCCCCACCTCCGGCGAGGATGTGTTTATCCCGCTGGATTATATTATTGGCGGCCACAGCGGCATAGGCCGGGGCTGGTCTATGTTAATGAACTGCCTATCAGTAGGCCGCTCGGTATCACTACCAGCACTCAGCACCGGTGCCGGCAAGCTGGCCTGTTTAACCACTGGCGCCTACAGCCGTATACGTGAGCAATTTAATTCACCCATAGCCTATTTCGAAGGAGTGGAAGAAGCGCTAGCGCCTATCGCTGGCCTCACCTATTTAATGGACAGCGCGCGGGTATTAACCGTGAGCTTTGTCGACAACAAAGAAAAGCCCTCCGTTTTATCTGCCATTTTAAAATATCACAACACCGAAACCATGCGCCGCGTAATAGACCACGCCATGGACATACACGGCGGCCGTGGCATTATTTGTGGGCCACGCAATTATTTAGCCAATGCCTATAAGTCGGTGCCTATAAGCATCACCGTAGAAGGCGCTAATATACTCACCCGCAACCTGATGATTTTTGGCCAAGGTTCTATACGCTGTCACCCGTATTTATTACAGGAAATGCAGGCCATACAAAACGATAACAAAGAACTGGGGTTAATAACTTTTGATAAGGCCCTGTTTGCTCACTTAGGCCACGCCCTGCGCTTAAGCGTTCGCAGCGTATGGCTAGGGCTAAGCTGCGCCAAGCTGGTGATAGCACCGAAAAATGGCAGCGATGAGTGTAAGCCTTACTTTCAACAGCTCACTCGCTTATCCGCCAACTTTGCCTTTGTTAGCGACGTCACCTTGGCTTTATTGGGCGGTGAATTGAAATTTAAAGAGCGCACCTCGGCGCGCTTGGGGGACGGTTTAAGTTATTTATACCTGGCCTCCGCCATTTTAAAACGCTATCAGGATGACGGTCGCCCGGTAGAAGACCAACCATTGATGCACTGGTCTATGCAGTACTGCATCTATCAATTGCAGCAAGCCTTATTGGCAGTGTTAGCCAATTATCCGGTTAAAGGTTTAGGCGGCGTACTGCGCTGTAGCCTATTCCCCTACGGCCGCTGTTACTCACTACCCAGCGACGCTTTGGATAAACAAGCCGCAGCCATCTTGCTTGAACAAAGCGAAAGCCGCGATAGGCTGGTGGCAGGCGTTTACCGCAACGAAGACCCCAACGACCCGGTAGGCCGAGTAGAAAATGCCTTTAGTTTAACTTTGGCCTCGGCAGCCGCAGCCAAAAAAATTAAAAAAGCCATTAAAGCCGGTAAGCTAAGCCCGTCAAATGACAAAGCCACTCTGGCGCAGCAAGCGGCTGCCGCCAACATCATCTCAGCAGAAGAAGCGGCGCTTTATACACAGGCACAAGCTGCGGTGAACGATGCCATACAGGTAGATGATTTTGACAAAGACTTTTTTAAATAA
- a CDS encoding exopolysaccharide biosynthesis protein, producing MNKPCSTTAPNNEQTSKLLTRILAELPADKVSIDQLMAQFQRRSFGGVLLLLAAVSLIPGVSIFSGLAMAIIGLQLLAGFNTPAFPSLIKHYKVNSDLVANIGHKCLRHISNMEHYIKPRYLRLTLPPVLNIIGLIIFSLSLVVMLPLPFSNLPPAIALIILSMGLLERDGVVIVVGLLAAIIALAVGYIIALIAFESLLLFFNYASP from the coding sequence ATGAATAAACCCTGCTCAACTACTGCGCCCAACAACGAACAAACATCTAAACTACTAACCCGTATTTTAGCGGAGCTGCCTGCCGATAAAGTGAGCATAGATCAGCTTATGGCGCAGTTTCAGCGCCGCTCTTTTGGCGGGGTGTTGTTATTATTAGCAGCTGTCAGCTTAATCCCTGGTGTTTCCATTTTTTCAGGGCTGGCTATGGCCATCATAGGGCTACAACTGCTGGCCGGGTTTAATACCCCCGCTTTCCCCTCGCTGATAAAACACTACAAGGTAAACAGTGACTTAGTCGCCAACATAGGTCATAAATGCTTACGGCACATAAGCAATATGGAGCACTATATAAAGCCTCGCTACCTGCGCTTAACCCTACCGCCGGTGCTCAATATCATAGGACTTATCATTTTCAGCCTAAGCCTAGTGGTTATGCTGCCGTTACCGTTTAGCAACCTGCCGCCTGCTATAGCCTTAATTATTTTATCTATGGGTTTGCTGGAGCGCGACGGTGTAGTCATAGTCGTAGGCTTACTGGCTGCCATTATCGCGTTAGCGGTGGGCTACATAATTGCGCTTATCGCTTTTGAGAGCCTGCTATTGTTTTTTAATTATGCCAGCCCTTAA
- a CDS encoding DUF998 domain-containing protein, translating into MPSRGYKYGYLLGMLIPLWLLVGVAISGYIYPNYSHLHQAMSELGAVGSATQFMSPLINNYPLGLLFIAFGIAVIKSFALSTLAKTSGVLIVVHGIASIAAGYFPCDAGCLPKQASLSQQLHNTAGLIMFLSLFIANALWLYLGHTLLASKGFIIFSLLCLITAIAMLPLMANAIATDQLFGLFQRINYAASACWLAGLAYTLKQQAFSAHTTHYE; encoded by the coding sequence ATGCCATCTCGTGGCTACAAGTATGGTTATTTACTAGGCATGCTTATACCACTATGGCTACTAGTAGGCGTGGCTATAAGTGGCTATATTTATCCAAATTATAGCCACCTACATCAAGCTATGAGTGAGTTGGGTGCCGTAGGCTCTGCCACACAATTCATGTCGCCGCTAATAAACAATTACCCACTGGGTTTATTGTTTATCGCCTTTGGTATCGCTGTAATAAAAAGCTTTGCTCTATCAACCCTTGCTAAAACATCCGGAGTGCTCATCGTTGTACACGGCATAGCCAGTATTGCAGCGGGCTATTTCCCCTGTGACGCAGGCTGCCTACCGAAGCAAGCATCACTCTCGCAGCAATTACATAATACTGCAGGGCTAATCATGTTTTTAAGCCTGTTTATCGCCAATGCTCTGTGGCTATACTTAGGCCATACCCTATTAGCCAGCAAAGGCTTTATTATATTTTCATTACTTTGCCTAATTACAGCCATAGCCATGCTACCGTTAATGGCCAATGCCATAGCTACCGACCAACTATTCGGCCTATTTCAACGTATTAATTATGCCGCCTCGGCTTGCTGGCTAGCCGGTTTGGCTTACACCCTAAAACAACAAGCCTTTAGTGCCCATACAACACACTATGAATAA
- a CDS encoding TonB-dependent receptor, whose protein sequence is MAASKNHGQLVTHAHILLLGFVVSFIYALCHKLWLHNGTSTLALIQFYLHQIGILLLTAGLFLLYGQLINPETIDPLLALASISVFISLILMLLLFIKQSVRT, encoded by the coding sequence ATGGCAGCGTCTAAAAACCATGGCCAATTAGTCACCCACGCACACATTTTGCTATTGGGCTTTGTGGTTTCTTTTATTTATGCCCTATGCCACAAACTGTGGTTGCACAATGGCACTTCGACACTGGCGTTAATACAGTTTTACCTGCATCAAATCGGCATCCTGCTATTAACGGCGGGGCTGTTTTTATTGTATGGCCAATTGATCAACCCAGAGACCATAGACCCACTGCTAGCCCTAGCTTCTATTAGCGTATTTATTAGTCTAATATTAATGTTGTTGCTGTTTATTAAACAGAGCGTGCGTACTTAA